The Fictibacillus phosphorivorans genomic sequence TTTCCCATCTAAGATAGCGGTTACAATTTCGAGAGCTGCTTCGAATGCATAAAAACCTGATTTTGGTTCCGCATAATCATACGTTACAAAGTAAATTCCTTTTCGTTCACTTGTAATCGTTTTGCCACGTTTGACTGAGATACCAGCAAGGTGTTGAATTTCAAGTGCGATATGCTCTAAGATATGTCCAATCCACGTTCCTTCATGAAGGCGCTCTACGAATCCGCCTGCATACCCTCTTGAACAAGTATGTGTGTGAAGGGAAGGAATGACTTTTAACAATGTATCTACAAACCCGGGTATTGTATTAGAGGGTTTTTCTTCAAATTCTTCTATATCAAGCTCAATCCATATAGTAGGTTTAAAGCTGTAAAGGTTCGGTCCCGTTAAGTAATTGACGCGGTTGATTTTCATTAAGACGCTCTCTCCTTAAGTGATGATTAATTCTCGTTTGTATAAGTCAAATACAGCACCCGCTCCAAGTGTATGAAAACGGATATCGGAAATCGTCATATTTCCTTTATTCTCAGCAATATCTACATACGTTGATGTTTTGCCATCAAATATGCTCACGTTGTATTCACCAATCACCTCAAACTGCTTGCCGTCGTTATGAACCCAGATTGCCGTGTTTTCATCGATACCGATGCCAATAATCTGAGGATTTAACGCGATCGCACGCATGAGACGACTAAACCGGTCACGCTGAGAAAAGTGCTGATCAATTATTACGTCTTCTAAAAATCCAAAGCCTGAACCTAACTCAAGTATAGAAACATCTTCTTTTTCAAACAGCTTTGATGAAATAATCATCAATCTACTCATAACAGCAGCACCGGCACTCGTTCCACCGATGATCAATCCGTCTTGCCACTCTCGAAAGAGGTGTTTATAAAAGGATGTTCCACCTAAAATACTTGTCAGTCTTAATTGGTCGCCTCCTGTCATGAAAAGACCAGACAGAGAAGAAAGCTGTTCGGGTAATTCA encodes the following:
- a CDS encoding cyanophycinase, with translation MAKGDLLIIGGNEDKSEKKIILSRFSALCKNRQGPIGILTTASGYPEEVGSEYYQLFQTLHGTKPLLFHLDSREKAEDPELPEQLSSLSGLFMTGGDQLRLTSILGGTSFYKHLFREWQDGLIIGGTSAGAAVMSRLMIISSKLFEKEDVSILELGSGFGFLEDVIIDQHFSQRDRFSRLMRAIALNPQIIGIGIDENTAIWVHNDGKQFEVIGEYNVSIFDGKTSTYVDIAENKGNMTISDIRFHTLGAGAVFDLYKRELIIT